One Bemisia tabaci chromosome 7, PGI_BMITA_v3 DNA window includes the following coding sequences:
- the LOC109039747 gene encoding E3 ubiquitin-protein ligase RNF181, which produces MADYFQEMGWEELREGESPNHLLHLARLLRDYGMFQELGEDQRLPPPAAKSVVDSLEEITVSSEESQCSVCLKNFSVNEIAKKLPCKHFFHPSCILPWLSKTNSCPVCRHELQTDDESYELYRKEKIRAVQREKDIESLHDSMFS; this is translated from the exons ATGGCGGactattttcaagaaatgggTTGGGAAGAACTACGTGAGGGAGAATCACCAAATCATTTGCTTCATCTCGCTAGACTCCTAAGGGACTATGGGATGTTTCAAGAACTCGGCGAGGATCAAAGGCTCCCACCACCGGCTGCTAAATCTGTTGTCGATAGCTTGGAAGAGATTACTGTCAGTTCTGAAG AATCTCAGTGTTCAGTCTgcctcaagaatttttctgtaaaTGAAATTGCCAAGAAGTTACCTTGCAAACACTTTTTTCATCCATCTTGCATTCTACCATGGCTTTCAAAG ACCAATTCATGCCCTGTGTGTCGACATGAGCTACAGACGGATGATGAGAGCTATGAGTTATatcggaaagaaaaaatcagagcTGTGCAAAGAGAAAAAGATATAGAATCTCTTCATGATTCAATGTTCTCATGA
- the LOC109039746 gene encoding uncharacterized protein codes for MDKRWSTADIFKVLDHLEKYPILWDTCHADRKDRFLREEALRDLIGDLENEDGFPAIDSVNTLKVKLKSIKDTYSSEMKKVLSFPVKEGRDYTPKLIWFHRADSFWRDSITRKQCLSRLSLKKKSEQCVPIENSHEDSEFLENPFIENYEPPRKIRVQAVQPDTTPAEKSSEDASNEFDEYDYFGKIVAITLKKLDQEDAWKAEDEISQILRKYKRGKKQIFTDFAEVSPEELLSVQCTSDYSSSCDSHSANLGNAPKVSNRCSENKNAQSAKRPHIRIIKAVPADVRKLNQRFNFLPKQ; via the exons ATGGATAAAAGGTGGTCTACAGCAGACATCTTCAAAGTTTTAGATCATTTGGAAAAGTACCCAATTCTGTGGGACACCTGCCACGCTGATCGCAAGGATCGATTTTTGAGGGAAGAAGCGCTGAGAGACCTCATAGGTGACCTTGAAAATGAAGATGGATTTCCTGCAATTGATTCTGTTAATACTCTGAAAGTGAAACTCAAAAGCATCAAGGATACGTACAgttcagaaatgaaaaaagttcTCTCCTTTCCTGTTAAAG AGGGCAGAGATTACACTCCCAAGTTGATTTGGTTTCACAGAGCGGATTCATTTTGGAGAGATTCCATCACACGGAAGCAGTGTCTTTCAAGG TTATCGctgaagaaaaaatctgagcAGTGTGTTCCGATCGAAAACAGTCACGAAGATAGCGAATTTCTAGAAAACCCATTCATTGAAAACTATGAACCTCCTCGGAAAATAAGGGTTCAAGCAGTCCAGCCTGACACAACACCGGCAGAAAAGTCTTCAGAGGATGCATCAAATGAATTTGATGAGTACGATTACTTTGGTAAGATAGTTGCAATTACGTTGAAAAAATTAGACCAAGAAGATGCTTGGAAAGCTGAGGATGAAATTAGTCAAATTCTTAGGAAGTacaagagagggaaaaaacagATTTTTACAGATTTTGCTGAAGTTTCTCCTGAGGAACTGCTCTCAGTTCAGTGTACCTCGGATTATTCATCTTCGTGTGATAGTCATTCTGCTAATTTAGGAAATGCCCCTAAGGTGTCAAATAGGtgttcagaaaataaaaatgctcAGTCCGCCAAGCGACCACATATTCGAATCATTAAAGCTGTCCCAGCTGATGTTAGGAAGTTAAATCAAAGATTTAATTTTCTGCCAAAGCAATAG